DNA sequence from the Butyricimonas faecalis genome:
TTGGGAGATGCTGTTGACGATATACAGGCGCAACCGGCCAGTGAATCGATGGTGATTGTTTTGCCTCAGAAGGTGAAAGGTGGGGATGTTTTGTTTCGTTTTGTCCAAGATGGAAAAGAAAGGTCGTATTCGGTTCCGGCGGATGGCATGTCACTGGAAAAAGGGAAATTATATACATGTGATGTTTTGATAAATCAGTATCCGGGAGCAGGCGATAAAGATGTGGTGATCAGTACCCGGGTTGAAGATTGGGACGAGTCGGAACCGCCGATTTATGTCGTGTTTGAAGAGGGGCAGAATGTGGTGGCAACGTTAACGGATGTTTCGAGCGGGGTGGTCGTGAAGCGGGCGGATTTGTATTTGTCTTCTGAGAATAGAAACTACGAGAAGTTGAATGTTCCCGTGATAAGGAATAAGATGGAATTTATGTTCCCGAGGGAGAAAGAGGGGGGAACTTTGCAGTTGAATAAGGCTCGTTTTTACACGGAGGCGGGAGATGAGTTTGATTATTACTTTCAGGATAAGGAGTTGCTGGGGGATAATTTGGATGAGTTGTCTTTGGTGTCACCCAAGGTCGGGGATGCTTGGGGAGATGGGGTGATTTTTGCGGTGGGGGAAGTGACGGGATATGATGAAGCCAGTAACTCGTTTGTTACAAATGTAGATGGAATAAATGCTTATCGAGGTAGGATTGTGGCGAATGCTTCGTTAGGAAGCGAATTGTGGAGTGAGACAAAATCAAAAGGGAAGGCATCTCTCATTGGAGCAAGTAATAGATATGATGGATTGGAGAATCTGAAAACCGTGGAGGCTTTTGCGCGTGATAACGGGGAAACCCTTGATTTGTATCCTGCTTTTAAAGTTTGTAAGGATTTGGGAGAAAATTGGTATTTCCCAGCATTGAATGAAATTAGATGGATTGTTTTGCATAAAGAAGGATTGGG
Encoded proteins:
- a CDS encoding fimbrillin family protein, whose translation is MGKVWLYGIVCLCMCLSCARVASDESGEREICFRGNVLELQQVHLLGSRAGLGSGDKVQLYIVEQEEEELKLPASEDFYQMRSDANGNIDFEDGEKHVYPNNPINIYGFCCRGMEGNPADLLNVPVRVEGEQVSEEALLRSDFLYVKSEERYRATDNVISLNFSHQFVKLLFHFRTDTPETVDFGQITALEVLNVVREGSFDVATGELTLGDAVDDIQAQPASESMVIVLPQKVKGGDVLFRFVQDGKERSYSVPADGMSLEKGKLYTCDVLINQYPGAGDKDVVISTRVEDWDESEPPIYVVFEEGQNVVATLTDVSSGVVVKRADLYLSSENRNYEKLNVPVIRNKMEFMFPREKEGGTLQLNKARFYTEAGDEFDYYFQDKELLGDNLDELSLVSPKVGDAWGDGVIFAVGEVTGYDEASNSFVTNVDGINAYRGRIVANASLGSELWSETKSKGKASLIGASNRYDGLENLKTVEAFARDNGETLDLYPAFKVCKDLGENWYFPALNEIRWIVLHKEGLGLEMGTLSYGSSTEISVKDCGGVTKSGSDSLFDKAIMNIWPVRAY